The Hyphomicrobiales bacterium genome window below encodes:
- a CDS encoding FAD-dependent oxidoreductase, with product MDVSTLIIGAGVVGLAIARRMARSGHDVVVLERDGAFGGGVSARNSEVVHAGLYYPTGSLKARLCIEGRRLLYEHCVRHGVAHRRYGKLVVATEETERQTLEGIARQAEENGVEECAWIDGREAGQLEPDLRCVAALHSRTTGVVSAHELMLSLVGEVEDHGGALALNSPFEGARALAGGGFEVRVGGSEPMRLTSRLLVNAASLDASAVARRIEGLAAQDIPETRYAKGHYFQLTGRTPFSRLIYPVPVPGGLGTHITLDLSGRAKFGPDVAWIEAPDFAFDEDRAASFYTSVRRYWPGLPDGALAPDYVGVRPKISGPGEPPADFRIDGPERHGLDGLVNLFGIESPGLTSALAIAEHVASLLE from the coding sequence ATGGACGTTTCGACTCTGATCATCGGCGCTGGCGTGGTTGGCCTCGCGATCGCGCGACGGATGGCGCGATCCGGTCACGACGTCGTCGTCCTCGAACGCGATGGCGCATTCGGCGGCGGGGTGAGCGCCCGCAATTCGGAGGTCGTGCACGCCGGCCTCTATTATCCGACAGGCTCCCTCAAGGCGCGCCTCTGCATCGAGGGCCGGCGCCTCCTCTACGAGCACTGCGTCAGGCACGGGGTGGCGCACCGCCGCTATGGCAAACTCGTCGTGGCGACCGAGGAGACCGAAAGGCAAACACTGGAGGGGATCGCGCGACAGGCGGAGGAGAACGGCGTCGAGGAGTGCGCATGGATCGACGGCCGGGAGGCGGGCCAACTGGAACCGGATTTGCGGTGCGTCGCGGCACTGCACTCGCGCACGACCGGTGTCGTCAGCGCGCACGAACTGATGCTCTCACTCGTCGGCGAGGTCGAGGACCACGGGGGTGCGCTGGCGCTCAATTCGCCGTTCGAAGGCGCGCGGGCGCTCGCCGGCGGCGGTTTCGAAGTCCGGGTCGGGGGCAGCGAGCCGATGCGGCTCACGAGCCGGCTCCTCGTCAATGCCGCGAGCCTCGATGCGAGCGCGGTGGCACGCCGGATCGAGGGGCTGGCGGCGCAAGACATACCCGAGACGCGATATGCCAAGGGGCATTATTTCCAGCTCACCGGGCGCACGCCCTTCTCGCGGCTGATCTATCCCGTTCCGGTGCCGGGCGGGCTCGGCACGCACATCACCCTCGACCTTTCCGGGCGGGCGAAATTCGGTCCCGACGTGGCGTGGATCGAGGCGCCCGACTTCGCCTTCGACGAAGACCGGGCGGCGAGCTTCTATACCTCCGTCCGACGCTACTGGCCCGGGTTGCCGGATGGCGCACTCGCTCCCGATTATGTCGGCGTCAGACCGAAAATCTCGGGGCCCGGCGAGCCGCCGGCCGATTTTCGCATCGACGGGCCGGAGCGTCACGGGCTCGACGGCCTCGTCAATCTCTTCGGCATCGAATCACCGGGGCTGACCTCGGCCCTCGCCATCGCCGAGCACGTCGCGAGCCTCCTCGAGTGA